In Archangium violaceum, the following are encoded in one genomic region:
- a CDS encoding rhodanese-like domain-containing protein, producing MTPKELSEKARELVGQGWVLLDVRTPEEYRQGHPEPARNIPVQELPQRVGEVGPPQTKVVVYCLAGGRSAMAVQILRAHGFTDIFDLKSVNNW from the coding sequence ATGACGCCGAAAGAACTGTCGGAGAAGGCCCGGGAGCTGGTGGGGCAGGGGTGGGTGCTGTTGGACGTGAGGACGCCGGAGGAGTACCGGCAGGGGCACCCGGAGCCGGCGCGGAACATCCCGGTGCAGGAGTTGCCGCAGCGGGTGGGGGAGGTGGGGCCGCCGCAGACGAAGGTGGTGGTGTACTGCCTGGCGGGGGGCCGGAGCGCGATGGCGGTGCAGATCCTCCGCGCGCACGGTTTCACGGACATCTTCGACCTGAAATCGGTGAACAACTGGTAG